One Sphingomonas sp. OV641 genomic window carries:
- the prmC gene encoding peptide chain release factor N(5)-glutamine methyltransferase, producing the protein MADHLAPAGVGVARAALTAAAARFGFSETPRLDAELLLAHALGISRERLLLTLGDQPVPATFADLVARRERHEPIAYLTGSRAFWTIDLDVGPGVLIPRPDSETLIEAAIDHFGAGPGPGTILDLGTGSGALLLAALDQWPGASGVGIDASPQALAIARRNAERIAPGRAEIRLGDWAGTGAAFDLILCNPPYVATGEAVPDEVARWEPQSALYAGRDGLDDYRAIAPLLASQIAPGGVACVEIGASQGQSAAALFMAAGLNVTVRRDLGGRDRCLVVTS; encoded by the coding sequence GTTCGGTTTCTCGGAAACGCCGAGGCTCGATGCCGAGCTGCTTCTTGCCCATGCCCTGGGGATCAGCCGTGAACGACTGTTGCTGACGCTTGGCGACCAGCCGGTGCCCGCGACGTTTGCCGATCTGGTGGCGCGCCGGGAGCGGCATGAACCGATCGCCTATCTCACGGGAAGCAGGGCGTTCTGGACGATCGACCTTGATGTGGGCCCTGGTGTGCTGATCCCCCGCCCCGACAGTGAAACCCTCATCGAGGCGGCGATCGACCATTTCGGTGCCGGTCCTGGCCCAGGTACAATTCTTGACCTGGGCACCGGTTCTGGCGCCCTGCTGCTGGCTGCGCTGGATCAATGGCCAGGGGCGAGCGGCGTCGGGATCGATGCGTCGCCGCAGGCCCTGGCGATCGCCCGCCGCAATGCGGAACGGATCGCGCCGGGACGGGCCGAGATCCGCTTGGGCGATTGGGCGGGTACCGGCGCGGCGTTCGACCTGATTTTGTGCAATCCCCCGTATGTGGCGACGGGCGAAGCCGTGCCGGATGAGGTGGCGCGATGGGAGCCGCAGAGTGCCCTTTACGCCGGCCGCGACGGATTGGACGATTACCGCGCCATCGCACCCCTCCTCGCGTCGCAGATCGCACCTGGCGGCGTGGCTTGCGTGGAAATCGGGGCATCACAGGGGCAATCGGCGGCTGCGCTGTTCATGGCGGCGGGCTTGAACGTGACGGTGCGACGGGATCTTGGCGGACGGGACCGGTGCCTTGTGGTGACATCTTGA